CAGTAAGAATTTGGTTTGCAACAGAGTAAATGAAAAGTTATAAGAGAATAAATAATACCTTAATAAAGGACGTATCCGACCTGGTAAAGCTAGCATTCGTTGAGTTAGAATGCTAGCTTTAAAGTTAACTAGAATGGCATGGATTCAAGCATTGTATACAGCCATAAATTTTCGAAAATGGATAGACTGCTTTCCTTATTATTAAAGCACTTTGGCAATTATAGTGATTACCTAATTCTTCATAATCACCATTGGATTTAGAAATAGTTATCGGGGAATAATAAAACTAATATCCAATAAGTTAAATGAGGTGTATAAAATGGGATTACGGATTAATCCATATATTATTTTGGATGGCACGGGAATAGAAGCTGTTGATTTTTATAAAGATACATTAGGAGCAAAGGTGTTGGGGATTCAAACGTATGGTGATATGCCTGATAATCCGGAATTTAAGCCGTCTGCTGAAGCAAAGAATCGAGTAATGCATGCTAGTTTAAAGATAGGTAATTCAGAACTTATGATTACAGATACTTTTCCTGGACAGCCTTACCAGTTAGGTTCGCAGTTATGTATTGCTATATTACCAGATACTGCAGCTGAAGCGAATGAATTGTTTGCAAAATTACAAGACGATGGAGAGGTAATAATGCCGCTGCAAGAAACGGATTGGAGTCCAGCTTATGGACAAGTAAAAGATAAATTTGGAATTACATGGCAAGTTTCTGCTGAAATGAAGTAAATGATGAATACGTCATCGTTCTATTTTCAAAAAAGATCGATGACGTGATTTTTTATTTATGTTAGGTATGTTGAAGCATAATTCTAGAAATTAATTGTCACATCTGTATACTAGGTATGAAAGAAATTAAGAAGGGGTTACAACATGAGTCAACAAAAGACATCGAAATCAATTCGATTATTAAATTTTATTGAGGAAAAAGGGAACAAGCTGCCGCATCCGATAACCATCTTTATTCTTTTTACGCTAATTGTTATCGCACTATCGCATGTTCTCTCTATATTTGGAGTAAGTGTCAGCTTTGAAGGCATGAATAATGAAACAGGACAAATTGAAACACTCAATGTAGATGCTATTAGCTTGCTTGTACCTGAAGGCATTGCATATATGTTCTCTAGTGTAGTAACGAATTTCACATCCTTTGTGGCATTGGGTCCTGTACTTGTTGCCATGCTTGGTGTGGGTGTAGCTGAGAAGAGCGGTTATATCAGTGCGATTATGACAAATACGGTGACCAAAGCTCCAAGGAAGCTTGTCACTCCAATCGTGGTCTTGATGGGCGTTATGTCCAATGTAGCAGCGTCTGTTGGATATGTCGTGCTTGTTCCATTAGGGGCGATTATCTTCTTAGGATTCAAACGTCATCCGTTAGCGGGGCTTT
This region of Oceanobacillus sp. FSL K6-2867 genomic DNA includes:
- a CDS encoding VOC family protein, with the translated sequence MGLRINPYIILDGTGIEAVDFYKDTLGAKVLGIQTYGDMPDNPEFKPSAEAKNRVMHASLKIGNSELMITDTFPGQPYQLGSQLCIAILPDTAAEANELFAKLQDDGEVIMPLQETDWSPAYGQVKDKFGITWQVSAEMK